The following proteins come from a genomic window of Bactrocera dorsalis isolate Fly_Bdor chromosome 6, ASM2337382v1, whole genome shotgun sequence:
- the LOC105231579 gene encoding uncharacterized protein LOC105231579, whose amino-acid sequence MLDYLKKMMEVQAKQGLQLSVLANKDADMRNLSKLFPIKTIEEMESVNNAINEVNINEYINAIKHLLKGDPEKHFEKIISRSMCNEVNVGGVHGKICLKKYTSLYNAIISGLSATSEKPDKQLSKCLHIVKKRLYRLTTVNKLKIGNN is encoded by the exons ATGCtag ATTACCTTAAGAAAATGATGGAAGTTCAGGCAAAGCAGGGTCTCCAATTAAGCGTTCTTGCTAATAAGGACGCAGATATGAGGAATTTGAGCAAACTCTTCCCTATAAAAACCATTGAAGAAATGGAAAGCGTCAATAACGCCATAAATGAGGTGAACATCAATGAATAT ATTAACGCAATAAAACACTTATTAAAGGGGGATCCTGAAAAGCACTTTGAGAAAATTATCTCCAGATCTATGTGCAACGAAGTCAATGTAGGCGGCGTCCATGGCAAGATTTGCCTCAAAAAATATACTTCCTTGTATAATGCGATTATAA gTGGATTGTCGGCGACGTCAGAAAAGCCCGATAAGCAACTATCGAAATGCCTCCACATTGTTAAAAAAAGGCTATATAGATTGACCACAGTGAATAAACTAAAAATCGGAAATAACTAA